In Capra hircus breed San Clemente chromosome 5, ASM170441v1, whole genome shotgun sequence, the DNA window AGCCCCACTGGGGGCGCCAGGAGGCAGGATGGATCTGAGGCCCATCCTCTCTCACCCTTCTCTCCAGCTACTTCTTCAAGCGACTCAAGTTCCTTGGAAATAAAGTTCTATCCCAGGGCCTGTCATTGCTATTCTTGGCGCTCTGGCACGGCCTCCACTCAGGGTACCTGGTCTGCTTCCAGATGGAGTTCCTCATTGTTATTGTGGAGAGACAGGTGAGCCTTCAGGATGGCGGGCAGAGGGGCCCTGAGCAGAGGAGCAAGTTTGAGTGAGCTTGTTCGTTCCTCCCCAGGCTGCCAGCTTGATTCGAGACAGCCCGGTCCTGAGCAGGTTGGCCTCCATCACCGTCCTGCAGCCCGTCTACTATCTGGTGCAGCAGACCATCCACTGGCTCTTCATGGGTTACTCGATGACCGCTTTCTGCCTCTTCACGTGGGACAAGTGGATGAAGGTAGCCAGGGGCCTACCCACCAGGAGGGGAAGGGACTGCTGAGAGGTCAGGCAGGCAGCGGGGAGGGGGACAGTTCCAGGCTGTCATCTACCGCGGAGGCTGCGTGTCCCCACAGGTGTACAAGTCCATCTATTTCCTTGGCCACGTCTTCTTCTTGAGTCTACTATTCATATTGCCTTATGTCCGTAAAGTGATGGTGCCGAGGAAAGAGAAGTTAAAGAAAATGGAGTAATTCCTGGTAAGTACACCTCCCTACAACTGAGCGTCAACCATCAGGTCACAGAAGACAGCCACAGACTGGGATGGGGCGAGTGACAGGTAGTCCTGGGAAGATGGGGTGAACCTCACAGGGCCTGGCTTCCAGAAACACAGTATGGGGCACTGACTGCTCTGAGGGGTGCCCAGAGGGAGCTGGAAGGGCTGAGGCCCAGGCACCAGGAAGTGATGCCAACTGGCCTCCCACTTTCTCCCTTCGCAGGTGGCCCACAGCAGGACTGGCACACCAACGGCCCGCCTCCCTTTGCAGCACtcctccctggagcacagagaacCAGAAACCAGGGTTTGGGAAGACGGGGCTCCCCAGCTGTGCCTCTGCCGCCGGCCACATCTCCATTTGGGGCCAAAGGGGAAACTCTCATGGGAGGAGCAGAGGGGCCCACATCCCTCCTCTGGGCTCCCCCATGCACGTTGCCTTATCTCTTCCCCCTCTAGCCAGGAACTTGTGTTTTTCTTCTGCCAATTTACTATGATTGTATCTGTGCCGCTGCCTCCACCCCCCcatggggggaagggaggggcaagGCGCCGCCTGCTCCACTTTTCTACCTTGGACTGACTGTACCACATAAAATCACTTCAGTTCGTTTGGTTTTTCACGGCTGGCGCCCCGGCTACTTTCTTTCAAACTGCCCTCCACGTGTGCCAAGGCTGAAACAATCAGGGCTCCCTCATTTAGGGCACCAGACTGCAAACACCGTAACCTCACGGGTCTTCCTGAGGTCTGAGGGATTACACCAGGTCACAGCATTGCTGCTGAGTTTAGGAACTCTCAGAGGACAACCAGGTTTACAAGAACAACGTTTATAAAACAAACAGATAGCAGGCGTACAGCCTGGACTTCCGCAGACCCCAGTttgggtgcgggggtgggggtctTCCAGCAGTCAACTGAGGACGGGGCGGGAAGCAACATTTGCAGTGTCTGTTGGGACCGGGCTCTGCTGTCAGATGACCCCCCACGCTTCTTCAAAGGCGGTGGTGACTTTTGCACaggtgagggcagcagagagcGGGTAGTTGCTGATGGACACCATCTTCTCTGTGTACTCCACATCTACCTGAGGAAAGAGCATCGGTCAGCGCCTCGGTCGCTTCATCACAGGTTCAGCCCTGCTTTAGGGCAGAAAAACTGCCATCTCATAGCACTGTTTACCACCAGTGTGGGCAAAGGATGGAGAGGACTAGTTCCAACCGTGATGCACACCCCAGCGTTCCTCACAGGATGCGCCAGGGGCAGGAGGTGGAGCCCCCTCAGCTTTCTCCTTACCCTCTACCTCCCAACTCTAAAGGATCATCAAAATGCTGAGTGCTCTCGGGATTCTGTGCTAAGCTTCAGCTCCGTGAAGGATCTGAGAGTTGAGCCCAGGCCTTACCTTGCCATGGGCAAAGGCCCCCACCACAAAGACAATGGGGTCACTGCTGGGCGCCAGTTCTCTCACATCACTGACGACTGGGACAGAAAAAGAAGTGCCAATTTTCATACACCCAACTGGGAAGTGGTCTGACACTGGATTCTTAATcacctaaagaaaaataaataaataaaaatcagccCCAGAAACATTCCCAGAACACCACCTCCAACCAGTAGGTAACAACACCTCACCTTCAA includes these proteins:
- the EMG1 gene encoding ribosomal RNA small subunit methyltransferase NEP1 isoform X2; the encoded protein is MAAPSGAFQPRERRAAEQEEDWDAVAPKRPRLGAGSKIGGRRLIVVLEGASLETVKVGKTYELLNCDKHKSILLKNGRDPGEVRPDIAHQVTPGAELRPWGLWTEVQLLHKLSVRAADGPQKLLKVIKNPVSDHFPVGCMKIGTSFSVPVVSDVRELAPSSDPIVFVVGAFAHGKMWSTQRRWCPSATTRSLLPSPVQKSPPPLKKRGGSSDSRARSQQTLQMLLPAPSSVDCWKTPTPAPKLGSAEVQAVRLLSVCFINVVLVNLVVL